The nucleotide window CTGGCGGAGCAGCAGGCGCTCGAGAAGCGCTGGGGGGTCAAGTAGCCCCTGTCCCGGCAATCCTTTACGCCGAGGGGGCCGGGGCGTAGATTCCGCCGGCTTTCCCCCTCCCCTTCCTCGAGCATCGATGGGCCAGGCCAGCCGCAAGGACAAGGACACGCAGAAGCAGGAAGGGTCGCCCCCGGCGGCCTCCGTCCCGTCTTCCCCGGACGCCGCCCAGCCCGCCGTGCCCCATGAGGGGTGGCGCAAGCCCGCCGGCATGAGCCGCAAGGGGTGGGCCATCCTCGCCGGCGCGGTCGCCTTCATCCAGCTCCCGCTCATCCACTACGCGCTCATCCGGGGCCAGGCGGACGTCACCGCGACGGTGCCCTACCAGCAGTCGTTCAACGACCCCGCTGTCGTCGCGCGCGACTTCTTCTCCACCGGCGCCTACTGGCGCGTGACGAACGGGGAGCTGCTGGGCCCCGCGCCCAAGAACAACCCGCTGTGGCTCCAGGCCGCGCTGCCGGACGACGTGGCGGTGGAGTTCGACGTGCGCCCGGAGTACCCCGACGGCGACATCCGCGTGGAGCTGTTCGGCAACGGCCGCGACCCGGCCTCCGGCTACGTGCTGGTGCAGGGCGGGTGGAACAACAGCCTGTCCGTCATCGCCCGGAAGGACATCAACGCCCCCGCGCTGGACGCGCTCCAGCGCAAGGCCGCGCGCGTCGCGGAGAAGGGCGGCGGCCAGGGCGCGGACCTCGTCGCAACCGGCGTCTTCAAGAAGGACACCCGCGTGCGCGTGGAGTCCCGCGTGGGCGCCCCCATCCAGTCCGGCCGCACGTACCACTGGCGCATCGAGCGGCGCGGCAACGTGCTCAAGTGGGCCATCGACGGCCAGCTCGTAGGCGAGCTGGACGACCCGTTCCCGCTGAAGGGCAAGGGGCAGGACCGGCTGGGCCTGTCCGGCTGGGAGTCGCAGCTGTTCTTCGACAACCTGCGCATCGGCACGCCGGACTCCATGCCCGCCACCATGGTGGCGAAGCAGGAGCCCACCCTGCCCCCGGGCCCCTCCGAGGACGACTTCAACCGCGACACCCTGGGCGACGCGTGGAACGTCACCAACCCCTCCGCCACGAAGATCGAGGACGGGGCGCTCGTGGTGCAGGCCCTGGGCAACCGCCCGGTGTGGCTGAAGAAGCCCCTCCCGGAGAACGCCGTCATCGAGTTCGACGCCTGGGGTGACAGCCCGGAAGGCGACATGAAGGTCGAGGCGTGGGGCGACGGCCGCTCCTTCTACGCGGGCGACCCGCGCCTCCAGTACACCGCCACCGGCTACGTCTTCATCTTCGGCGGCTGGCGCAACACCCAGTCCATCATCGCGCGCCAGCACGAGCACACCAACGACCGCGCCGTGCGCGACGGCGCCGCGGTGGTGCCCGGCCAGCGCTACCACTTCAAAATCACCCGGCGGGACGGACTCCTGTCGTGGGAAGTGGACGGCAAGCCCTTCCTGACCCTCCAGGACGCGTCCCCGCTCTACGGCCCCCGCAACCAGTACTTCGGGTTCTCCGGCTGGCAGACGCGCGTCCACTTCGACAACCTCAAGATCCAGCCGCTTTAGCCTTCCCCCGGGCGGCGGAGGAAACACCCGTGCGCAGAGTCGGAATCTTCGGCTGGGGCGTGGTCGCCCCGCGTTCCCCCAACATCGAGGCCTTCGCGAAGAACCTCGAGTCGTCCGAGACCTGGCTGACCCCCTTCAACGGCTTCGGTCCGGACAACTTCCTCGTCGGCACGCCCACGTTCAACCTGGCGGACTACAAGCCGTGGATCGACGCGCGCTTCCCCGCCAACCGCTTCTCCCAGCTGGAGCGGAAGATGGGGCAGCCCACGCAGTACGCCATCGGCGCCTTCATCCAGTCGCTGTCGCAGAACCCGGGCATCGAGAAGGAGCTCCAGGAGCTGGGCACGAAGGCCCACGTCTACGTGGGCACCGGCCTGGGCGACCTGCCCACCATCCAGCACATCTCCCTGGACCTCTACCGCGCCCAGCGCCGGTGGGACCGCTTCTGGGCCGCCCCGGAGCGCAACGGCGCCGTTCGCCAGTGGCGTGAGACGCGCGAGCCGCTGCCCGGCCTGCCTCCGGAGCCCTCCACCATTGAAGAGGTGGAGCGCGACAAGGCGGAGGACGACTGGTGGCACTTCTGGGCCGGCCGCTCGCCGGAGCTGCGCGAGTACCTGGAGGAGCTGCGCGAGATTGAAGCCATTGGCGTGCCCGACGAGGGCGACGTGGAGTCCGCCAAGCTGGCCGTCATCAAGGAGAAGCGCACGCGCAACGGGCGCCTGCAGAAGAAGTGGAGCGCGCCCGAGCCGCCGTGGAACGCCGTGTCCTCCAACGTGCTGTGGAACATCCACAACACGCCCGCGTCCCAGGTCTCCATGCTGGGGCAGATCACCGGCATGACGTTCGCGCCGGTGGCCGCGTGCTCGTCCTTCGGCTACGGCCTGAAGCTGGCCATGAACTCCATCCGCCTGGGTGAGGCCAAGGCCGTGGTGCTGGGCATGACGGACGCGGCGCCCAACCCGCTGGTGGTGGGCGGCTTCTACAACGCGCGCGTCATCTCCGCGGACGCCGCCGTGTCCAAGCCCCTCACCGCGCTGCGCGGCACGCACATCGCCGGAGGCGCGGTGGTGTGGGTGGTGGGCGACTACGAGCACTTCACCCAGAAGGGCTTCAAGGCGCTGGGCCTGGAGCCCGTCGCCGTGGGCGTCACCGCGGACGCGGACCACATCATCACCCCGTCCAAGGAAGGCCCCACCCTGGCCATCCGCGAGGCGCTGGGCGCCGCCGGCTGTCAGCCGCAGGACGTGGGCAGCTGGGACCTGCACGCCACCGCCACCCCGGGCGACTTCCTGGAGGTGCAGACCCTGCGCGACGTGCTGCCGGAGTCCGTGCTGATTACCGCGCGCAAGGGCACCTTCGGCCACGGCATGTCCGCGGGCGGCGGCTGGGAGCTCACCGCGCAGTACCTGGGCGCGGAGGCCGGCAAGGTGTACCCCACGCCGCTGGCCGCGCCGGAGCTCAACAAGCAGATCGCCAAGGTGCACGGCCGCTTCGTCTTCAATCAGGGAGAGGCGGCGCCCGAGGGGTGCTCGGGCAAGCTGTCCATGGGCGTGGGCGGCATCAACGCCTGCGTCATCTCCCGGCCCTGGAAGTAGGCCGGGGGGGCGTAGCGGTTCCGCGAAGGGCCTACGGGTACTTCGCGGACGCTTCGGCCTCCAGGGCCGTGGCTCCCTTCGGGTTGAGCTTGCGGAAGAACTCCAGCTCCAGGTCCAGGTCGCGGTAGCTGGCCTTCTGCTCCGGGGCAAGGCCGCTGGTGCTTCGGCCCACGCCGTTGGGGTCCGCCAGGCCGCCGGTGGCCGGGTTGCCGGTGCCCTTGTCGGTGGCGTAGCTGACGCCCACGGACTGCTGCACGCGGTCGGAGCGCAGCGCGCGCAGCACGGCCCGGCCATCCGCCAGGGTGACCCCTTCGATGAGGTAGCGCGTGGAGGACGTGGGCCCCAGCGTGCCGCCGCCGGAGTCCAGCCACTCCGTCTCCAGCACGAACTGGTTGGGCAGTTCGCGCCACGAATAGCCGCGCTCGTCCATGATGGCCTTCACCTCCGGCCACAGCTGCGCGAGCGGCTGCTCGTAGGCCACGGTGGCCGCGCGGTCGCGGACGTAGTTGTCGCGCTGGTGGCCGGCACAACCGGTGACGATGACGACGGACGCGGTCAGGACCGCGCGAAGCAGGTGGCGCATGGGGACGACCTCCCGGACGGGAAGCAGTGGGGTGAAGGCCGCCATCCTAGCGCGGCCCCTTCGCGCCCCGTGCCCCCACCCTTCCCCACTGCGTCAGCCCTTGGGCACCGCCACCATGTCGAAGTCCGGGATGCGTTCGCGCATGAACTCACGCATCCGGTTGATGAGGGCCGCTTCAATCTGCCGGGCGCGCTCGCGGCTGACGCCGTACTTGTCGCCAATGTCCTGGAGCGTGAGCGGCTCGTCCGCGGTGAGGCGGTGCTCGAAGATGTAGCGCTCCTTGCCCTCCAGCGTCTGGGCGAAGGCGGCCAGGTTCTCCCGGAAGAGGGCCTTGAGCTGCTCGCTGCCCAGGCGCTCGTCGGCGGGCACCGCGCTGGACGGCAGGTAGCGGTCCGCCCGGGTGGAGCCCGAATCCCCGTCGTTGCCCAGCGGCGCGTCGATGGACACCTCGTCGTGCCCCAGCCGCTGGTCCATCTCCACCACGTCCTGCTCGGTGACGTTGAGGCGCTCCGCCAACAGGCGCGGGCTGGCCTCGAAGCCCTGGGAGATGAGCTTCTCCTGCTCCTGGCGCAGCTTGAAGAAGAGCTTCCGCTGGGCCTCGGTGGTCCCCAGCTTCACCATCTTCCAGTTGTCCATGATGTAGCGAAGGATGTACGCGCGGATCCACCAGGCGGCGTAGGAGCTGAGCTTCACCCCCCGGTCCGGGTCGTACTTCTTCACTGCCTGCATCAACCCGATGTTGCCCTCCTGCACCAGGTCCAGCAGGGACAGGGGGTTGCGGTGGTACTCGTGGGCCAGTTTCACCACGAGTCTCAGGTTGGAGGCCACCAGGCGGTAGGCCGCCCGCACGTTCCCGCTGGCCTGGTACTCCTTGGCCAGCTGGTGCTCCTCCTCCCGGGTGAGCAGGGGGTGCTTCGTCACCTCGGCCATGTAGGCCTGGAGGGGGTCCCGGTTGGTGAGGGCGCTGCTGCTCTCCGCGCGCACCAGGGCCGCGGGCCGGGCGGCGCGGGCGGGAGCCGGGGACTCCTCGATTTCCGCCTCCGCTTCGCTCAATTCCGTCAGGTCCGGCTCCAGGGCGTCCGGGTCCTGGGCGGTCTCCTCGACTTCTTCGTCCAGAGCTTGCGGGTTTTCCGGAGTGCCTTGCCGGGCGGTCCCCGGGCGGGCGGAGGCCGCGGGGCGCTTCGCGCGGGGCCGGGGGGCGGCCGGACCATTGGTTCTCTTCCTCCCATTCGCCATGCGCGCTCCATACCCCAAAGTGCCGCGATTGTTGCCAGAGGGTAATGCAGGGGCTATGCCCATGCCCGATGAGCGACATCCAAGAGCCCACGCCGGGAGCCCCGGCACCTGACGAAGCCACGACGCGTCCCGGCGAGTACATCGCGGACATCAGCTTCGAAGAAATGAACCTCTCCGAGCCCCTCCGCCGCGCGCTGGCGGAGCGCGGCTACACCAGCCCCACCCCCGTGCAGGCCAAGGCCTTTGGCCCCGCGATGGCGGGCAAGGACCTCATCGTCCGCAGCAAGACGGGCACGGGCAAGACGGCCGCCTTCGGCCTGCCCCTGCTGGAGAAGATTCCGGCGGACGAGAAGCGCGTGCGCGCCCTCATCCTCTGCCCCACGCGCGAGCTGGCGCTCCAGGTGGCGGAGGAGCTGACCACGCTGGCCAAGTACAAGGGCGTGAAGGTGGCGGCCATCTACGGCGGCGCCTCCATGAAGCAGCAGGAGGACGCGCTGGAAGAGGGCACGCCCATCATCGTGGGCACCCCCGGCCGCGTCTTCGACCACATCAACCGCGGCAACCTCAAGCTGGACGGCTGCGACCACGCCATCCTCGACGAAGCCGACGAGATGCTGAACCAGGGCTTCTACGAGGAGGTCACCCGCATCCTCGACCGTCTTCCGAAGACGCGCCAGGTGCTGCTCTTCAGCGCCACCGTCCCCACGGACATCCAGAACCTCATCGCGCGCTACACGACGAACGCGGAGACGCTGCTGCTGTCCGGCGACGTCTTCACGGTGGAGCACATCCACCACATCCGCTACGACGTGTCGGATCAGTTCCCCAAGCCGCGCAACCTCATCTACATCCTGGAGAAGGAGGAGCCCTCCAACGCCATCATCTTCTGCAACACGCGGGATGACACGGCGCTGGTGACCGCGGTGCTCAACCGCAACGGCTTCGACGCGGAATTGCTCAACGGAGACCTGCCGCAGAAGGAGCGCGAGCGGGTGATGGGCAAGGTGAAGCGCGGCGAGGTGGCCTTCATGGTCGCCACGGACATCGCGGCGCGCGGCATCGACATCTCCGGGCTGGAGTACGTCATCAACTACTCCCTGCCGGAGGACCCCGCCGTCTACCTGCACCGCGTGGGCCGCACGGGCCGCATCGGCAACAAGGGCACGGCCATCAACCTCTTCTCCGGGCGCGAGCTGGCGACGTTCACCGTGCTGGAGAAGAAGTTCGGCATCAAGTTCGAGATGCGTGAGATGCCCGCGCCCGAAGAGGCCATGCACCTGTGGACCGAGCGCCACGTGCGTGAGCTGCGCGAGGGCATGGGCTCCAGCATCTTCGAGGGCTTCCTGCCCCTGGCCACGCAGCTCAAGCAGCGCCCGGACGCGGACGACCTCATCGCCTTCCTCATCAAGTACTACTTCAGCCACCTGCGCATGGAGAAGGCGCAGGCCGCCGGGGAGACGGAGAAGCGCGAGCCGGTGGAGAAGAAGCCGCTGGAGCGCCGGGGCAAGGACCGCGACCGTGAGCGCGACCGCGAGCGTCCCCGCCGTGAGGAGCGCGGCGAGCGCACCGAACGTCCGCGCCGCGACGAGCACCCGGACCGCGAGCGCCGTCCGCGCCGCGACGAGCCGCGCCGCGAGGACCGGGGCGAGCGCCGGGGTGCGGGTTCCGCCGCGCTGGAGGCGGGCCCGGGCGAGACGAAGCTCTGGGTGAACCTGGGCACCGCGGACGGCCTGGGGCCGGGCAGCATCGCCACGGCCATGGAGGACGCGGGCGCGCCGCTGGGCAAGATGGTGCGCGCGGAGTTGCGCCCCACGTTCGCGTACGTCTTCGTGGCGGAGGAGGACTCCGCGGGCTTCGAGGCGCTCAACGGCAAGCAGCACGGCGGCAAGACGCTGCGCGTGGAGAAGAGCAAGCCGCGCAGCGAGCGCGACACCACCAGCACCCGCCCGCCCCCGTCCCCGGACGCGGGCCCCGGCGAGGTGAAGCTCTGGGTGAACCTGGGCATGGACGACGGCATGGACGAGGCGAAGCTGCCCGCCACGCTGGAGGCCATGGGCGCCCCGGCGGGCAAGGTCATCAAGGCCCTCACCCGCCCCACCTACGGCTACGTCTACGTGCCGGAAGGTGACGCCGAGGGCTTCGAGTCGCTCAACGGCAAGGCGCACAACGACAAGCCGCTGAAGCTGGAGCGGCACCGTCCGCGCGGCCAGCGTGAAGAGCGCCGCCCCCGTCACGAGTCCCTGCAGGACCTCCCCGGCCAGGCGCGCCTGTGGGTGGGCCTGGGCCGTCAGGAAGGCCTGGACGAGGCGGGCGTCACCGCCGCGCTGGAGGCCGCGGGCGCTCCGGCGGGCAAGGTGCTGCGCACCGACCTGCGCCCCACGTACGCGTATGTCTTCGTGGCGGAGGAGGACGTGGAGGGCTTCGAGTCCACCCACGGCAAGCCGCACGGCGAGGGCAAGACGCTCAAGGTGGAGCGCGCCAAGCGCAAGTAGTGCTTCCGCGCCTTCGGGGGGCTCACGGCCCCCTCAAGGCTCCGGAGCCGTCTTCTTCCTGCGGGCCCGGTGGTAGTGCGCCACGCACAACCCCCGGGCCAGCACGGGCCGGCCGCACTCCGGTGAAGCGCAGGCCGCGCTGGCCTCCTTCGCCGGGGGAGTCGAAGCGCCCGGCCCACCGCTGAACATCGCCTCCGCCACGGCCATCAGACGGTCCACGTCGTCCCGGCCCAGTTTCTTCAGCCGCACCCACTCCACCAGCCGATGAGCCCCCGCGTCCTCCGCGTCCTCCAGCCGGAACAGCTCCCCCAGCGGCAGCTCCAGCGCGGCCGCGACCTGGAGGAGCGTGTCGTAGCTGGGGTTGCGCTCGCCGCGCTCCAGCAGGGACACGAAGCTCACGGAGATGTCGCACCGGGCGGCGAAGTCCTCCTGGGTGAGGCCCCGGCGCTCGCGCAACGTGCGGATCCGCCGCGCCAGTCCCTGCAGGGACGAGCCGGCGTCGCTGTCGTCCGGGGAGTGGGGGCGCATGGACGCACCCATCGTAGCGCACCGCTTCTGTTAAGGTTTTCCGTCTGTCCTCAGGAGTGAAGCCCACCATGAACGCCGTCGACGGCACCAACTACTACTTCCGCAAGGCCGCGCGGGTGATGGACGTGGGCACGCCCATCGAGACGCTCCTGGCCACGCCCCTGCGCGAGGTGAAGGTGCAGGTGTCCATCGAGATGGACTCCGGCGAGATCCGCACGTTCCTGGGCTACCGCATCCAGCACGACAACAGCCGCGGCCCCATGAAGGGCGGCCTGCGCTACCACCCCGCCCTGGACCAGGACGAGTGCGTGTCGCTCGCGTCGCTGATGACGTGGAAGACGGCCGTGGTGAACGTGCCCTACGGCGGCGCCAAGGGCGGCGTGGCGTGCGACCCCGCGCAGATGAGCCTCAAGGAAGTGGAGCGGCTCACGCGCAAGTTCGTGGATCAGATTCAGGACGTCATCGGGCCCACGCGGGACATCCCCGCGCCGGACGTCAACACCAACCCCCAGGTGATGGCCTGGGTGATGGACCAGTACTCGCGCTACCACGGGCACTCCCCGGCAGTGGTGACGGGCAAGCCCCTGGAGCTGTATGGCTCCAAGGGCCGCGAGGCCGCCACCGGGCGCGGCCTGCTCTACGTGTGCCGTGAAATCCTGAGGGATTTGGGCATGCCGGTGAAGGGCACGCGCTTCGCCATCCAGGGCTTCGGCAACGTGGGCAGCCACATCGCGCAGCTCATCTGGGGCGACGGCGGCGTGGTGGTGGCCGCGTCCGACGTGCTGGGCGGCATGTACAACCCCACGGGCCTGGACGTGCCGTCCCTCTTCGAGCACGTGAAGCGCACCGGCACCGTCACGGGCTTCAGCGGCGGCACGCCGTGCCGCAACGAGGACGTGCTCGCGGCGGACTGCGAAGTGCTCATCCCCGCGGCCCTGGGCCACGTGCTCACCCGCGACAACGCCAACAGCGTGCGCGCGCGCCTGGTGGTGGAGGGCGCCAACGGCCCCACCCAGCCG belongs to Corallococcus exiguus and includes:
- a CDS encoding DUF6250 domain-containing protein, producing the protein MGQASRKDKDTQKQEGSPPAASVPSSPDAAQPAVPHEGWRKPAGMSRKGWAILAGAVAFIQLPLIHYALIRGQADVTATVPYQQSFNDPAVVARDFFSTGAYWRVTNGELLGPAPKNNPLWLQAALPDDVAVEFDVRPEYPDGDIRVELFGNGRDPASGYVLVQGGWNNSLSVIARKDINAPALDALQRKAARVAEKGGGQGADLVATGVFKKDTRVRVESRVGAPIQSGRTYHWRIERRGNVLKWAIDGQLVGELDDPFPLKGKGQDRLGLSGWESQLFFDNLRIGTPDSMPATMVAKQEPTLPPGPSEDDFNRDTLGDAWNVTNPSATKIEDGALVVQALGNRPVWLKKPLPENAVIEFDAWGDSPEGDMKVEAWGDGRSFYAGDPRLQYTATGYVFIFGGWRNTQSIIARQHEHTNDRAVRDGAAVVPGQRYHFKITRRDGLLSWEVDGKPFLTLQDASPLYGPRNQYFGFSGWQTRVHFDNLKIQPL
- a CDS encoding beta-ketoacyl synthase N-terminal-like domain-containing protein, which produces MRRVGIFGWGVVAPRSPNIEAFAKNLESSETWLTPFNGFGPDNFLVGTPTFNLADYKPWIDARFPANRFSQLERKMGQPTQYAIGAFIQSLSQNPGIEKELQELGTKAHVYVGTGLGDLPTIQHISLDLYRAQRRWDRFWAAPERNGAVRQWRETREPLPGLPPEPSTIEEVERDKAEDDWWHFWAGRSPELREYLEELREIEAIGVPDEGDVESAKLAVIKEKRTRNGRLQKKWSAPEPPWNAVSSNVLWNIHNTPASQVSMLGQITGMTFAPVAACSSFGYGLKLAMNSIRLGEAKAVVLGMTDAAPNPLVVGGFYNARVISADAAVSKPLTALRGTHIAGGAVVWVVGDYEHFTQKGFKALGLEPVAVGVTADADHIITPSKEGPTLAIREALGAAGCQPQDVGSWDLHATATPGDFLEVQTLRDVLPESVLITARKGTFGHGMSAGGGWELTAQYLGAEAGKVYPTPLAAPELNKQIAKVHGRFVFNQGEAAPEGCSGKLSMGVGGINACVISRPWK
- a CDS encoding sigma-70 family RNA polymerase sigma factor, with amino-acid sequence MANGRKRTNGPAAPRPRAKRPAASARPGTARQGTPENPQALDEEVEETAQDPDALEPDLTELSEAEAEIEESPAPARAARPAALVRAESSSALTNRDPLQAYMAEVTKHPLLTREEEHQLAKEYQASGNVRAAYRLVASNLRLVVKLAHEYHRNPLSLLDLVQEGNIGLMQAVKKYDPDRGVKLSSYAAWWIRAYILRYIMDNWKMVKLGTTEAQRKLFFKLRQEQEKLISQGFEASPRLLAERLNVTEQDVVEMDQRLGHDEVSIDAPLGNDGDSGSTRADRYLPSSAVPADERLGSEQLKALFRENLAAFAQTLEGKERYIFEHRLTADEPLTLQDIGDKYGVSRERARQIEAALINRMREFMRERIPDFDMVAVPKG
- a CDS encoding DEAD/DEAH box helicase, producing the protein MSDIQEPTPGAPAPDEATTRPGEYIADISFEEMNLSEPLRRALAERGYTSPTPVQAKAFGPAMAGKDLIVRSKTGTGKTAAFGLPLLEKIPADEKRVRALILCPTRELALQVAEELTTLAKYKGVKVAAIYGGASMKQQEDALEEGTPIIVGTPGRVFDHINRGNLKLDGCDHAILDEADEMLNQGFYEEVTRILDRLPKTRQVLLFSATVPTDIQNLIARYTTNAETLLLSGDVFTVEHIHHIRYDVSDQFPKPRNLIYILEKEEPSNAIIFCNTRDDTALVTAVLNRNGFDAELLNGDLPQKERERVMGKVKRGEVAFMVATDIAARGIDISGLEYVINYSLPEDPAVYLHRVGRTGRIGNKGTAINLFSGRELATFTVLEKKFGIKFEMREMPAPEEAMHLWTERHVRELREGMGSSIFEGFLPLATQLKQRPDADDLIAFLIKYYFSHLRMEKAQAAGETEKREPVEKKPLERRGKDRDRERDRERPRREERGERTERPRRDEHPDRERRPRRDEPRREDRGERRGAGSAALEAGPGETKLWVNLGTADGLGPGSIATAMEDAGAPLGKMVRAELRPTFAYVFVAEEDSAGFEALNGKQHGGKTLRVEKSKPRSERDTTSTRPPPSPDAGPGEVKLWVNLGMDDGMDEAKLPATLEAMGAPAGKVIKALTRPTYGYVYVPEGDAEGFESLNGKAHNDKPLKLERHRPRGQREERRPRHESLQDLPGQARLWVGLGRQEGLDEAGVTAALEAAGAPAGKVLRTDLRPTYAYVFVAEEDVEGFESTHGKPHGEGKTLKVERAKRK
- a CDS encoding helix-turn-helix domain-containing protein, yielding MRPHSPDDSDAGSSLQGLARRIRTLRERRGLTQEDFAARCDISVSFVSLLERGERNPSYDTLLQVAAALELPLGELFRLEDAEDAGAHRLVEWVRLKKLGRDDVDRLMAVAEAMFSGGPGASTPPAKEASAACASPECGRPVLARGLCVAHYHRARRKKTAPEP
- a CDS encoding Glu/Leu/Phe/Val family dehydrogenase → MNAVDGTNYYFRKAARVMDVGTPIETLLATPLREVKVQVSIEMDSGEIRTFLGYRIQHDNSRGPMKGGLRYHPALDQDECVSLASLMTWKTAVVNVPYGGAKGGVACDPAQMSLKEVERLTRKFVDQIQDVIGPTRDIPAPDVNTNPQVMAWVMDQYSRYHGHSPAVVTGKPLELYGSKGREAATGRGLLYVCREILRDLGMPVKGTRFAIQGFGNVGSHIAQLIWGDGGVVVAASDVLGGMYNPTGLDVPSLFEHVKRTGTVTGFSGGTPCRNEDVLAADCEVLIPAALGHVLTRDNANSVRARLVVEGANGPTQPEADDILEKRGIFVVPDILASAGGVTVSYLEWVQNLQHVSWEEDRVNAELEKTMKEAYDRVAQIARSRKVSMRTAAYILAIGRVGKATVLRGI